TTGGCACAATTTATCCGATCCAAAATATCGGACAAATTGCCCAAACCTATCGAATTCCCTTCCTCTGTGATGCATCCCAAGCCGTCGGAAAAATCCCGATCAATTTTCACGACTGGGGGATCACCTACCTCGCCATCTCCGCCCATAAACTCTATGGACCCAAAGGTTCAGGCGCATTAGTGGTGCGAAAAAAATATCCCCTAGAACCGATTCTCTGGGGTGGAGGTCATCAGAACGGTATGCGATCGGGTACACTTAATGTTCCGGGTATTGTCGGTTTAGGTGAAGCCTGTCGCCTGCGTCAGTTAGAAATGGCAGACGATGAAAACGCGATCGCATCCTCTAGAGACAAACTCCAAACCCTGCTGCAAGACAGCATTACCGACGTCGTTATTAATGGCGACACGACTCACCGCCTTGCTGGGAATCTCCATATTTCTATTCCTGATATTCCCAATAGTGCAGTGATTGCCAGAATCCGTTCCCAACTCGCCATCTCCACAGGTTCCGCCTGTACGTCCGGGGTTGAAACACCATCCCATGTACTGCGATCGATAAACTTATCGGATAATTTAATAGAAGGGGCATTACGTATCGGTTTGGGCAAATTTACCACAGATACAGAAATTAGTCAAGCCGCTGAAATTTTGTCAACAGCCGTTAGCAAAATTCGTCAAGCTATTGATGGAAATTAAACAAAAACCAAGCACCATTGTAGAGACGTTGCATGCAACGTCTCTACAAACGCATTTAAATTGTGTATTCCCTGTTGCCTGTTGCCTGTTGCCTGTTGCCTGTTGCCTTTCAGGGTTTTAGGTATCCCAATTTAAATGCCGAACAGCTTAACAGCTATGGCGGTTGCTATACTTAGATCACTAACTTGGTAATTCGATCGCGAACTCCGTTCCTTGACCGGGAGTCGAATCGCAGCGCAACTCACCCCCATGGCGTTCCACGACAATCTGATAACTGATGGATAATCCTAAACCCGTTCCCTTACCTACAGGTTTTGTGGTAAAGAATGGATCAAATATGCGTTGATAAACCTCGGTTGGTATTTCTGCACCACTGTTTCCCATATAAATTACCACCTTTGAACCACCCTGATTCTCGCTATCCTTAGACCCTTCCTCACCGGGAATCACAGCCGTGCGAATCCAAATTTTGGGTTCAAAGTCGAGGTCAGTTTCCAGTTTCTCCTCTAGCGCATCAATGGCATTACTGAGGATATTCATAAACACCTGATTTAGCTGACCCGGATAACATTTAAGCTTTGGTAATTGACAATACTCTTTAATCACCTGAATCTGAGGACGATGGGATTGTTCTTTAAGTCGGTGCTGTAAGAGTAACAGCGTATTATCAATCCCTTCCTGAATATTGACCTGCTTGCACTCCGCTTCATCCAAACGCGAAAAATTGCGTAAGGATTGGACAATCTTAATGATTCGATTCGCCCCCTCTTCCATAGAGGCTAGTAGTTTGGGGAAATCGTAGGCAATAAAATCAACATCTATAGTATCGAGTTCTTCCGCGATCGCGCTGACAGGTTGCGGATAGTGCTGTCGATAAAGCTGGACTAAGTGGAGTAGGGTTTGAGCATACTCCGTCGCAGGCTCGATATTCCCATAGATAAAACTGGTGGGATTATTAATTTCGTGGGCAATTCCCGCCACCATTTGTCCCAACGACGACATTTTTTCCGCTTGAATCAGTTGGGTTTGAGTGCGTTTTAATTGATTGAGAGTGAATTCTAACTCCCGTGTTTTTTGCCGCTCTCGTTCCTCCGCCTGCTTGCGCTCGGTGATATCTGTAATTGAACCAACAGCGCGGACGGGATTGCCTAACTCGTCCCAATGTGCCTGTCCCCGCACCAACACCCATTTATAACTTCCATCTTGACAGCGCATCTGATACTCTAGGGAATAATCAGGTGTTTCCCTGTTAATATGCCGTTGAAAGGTGTCCTGAACTAAGGAGACATGATCTGGATGAATGTAACTCATCCATTTGTCAAACGTATTGATAGTCTCATAGTCATATCCGAGTATTTCTAGACAACGGGGCGATAAGAAATGCTCATTGGTAATCAGATTATTATCCCAAATCCCATCATTATTACCTGAGAGCGCTAATTGCCAGCGTTCCTCACTCTTTCTCAGTTTAATTTCTGCCCGTTTGCGATCCGTGATATCTTGTCCGATACCAATACTGGTTCCATCACTGAGGCGAATATTTGCCCACGAGGTTTCCAGAATTTGACTGTTTTTAGTCTGTAGGCTGAAATCTTGCCATTTTCCGGACGCATCGAACATAAAATCCAAAACCTTCTGGCGATCTGTTGGATTGGGATAACATTCGGTTAACAAATCAATCGTATCCAATTCACCTTTATCCCACCCTAAAACCCGTTCCACTTCTCGGTTAACTAATCGAATATGACCCGTGGCATCATAAAAACAAATCATCACCGGAATATGGTCAAAGATGGTTTGTAGAAGTTCCTTCTGGTAGCGGAGTTGATCTTCGGCTTGTTTGCGTTCGGTGATATCGCGGGTAGAACCCACCATTCGCACCGGATGTCCGGCGTCATCCCAGAGGGCTTGGGCGCGAGAGTGTAGCCATTTGTAGGTTCCATCCTGACAGCGTAGACGATACTCGATCGCGTAATGGGGTATTTTTTGCGCTAGGTAATCTTGTAGACTCTGATTCACCAAGCCAATATCATCAGGATGCAGATGGTTTTGCCATCCCTGAAAATCAAGTTTAAATTGATCGTTATCGTATTCCAGGATTTCGCAGTAGCGATCAGAGATTAAGGCTTCCCCCGTGGTGATATTCCAATCCCAAATCCCATCCTGATTCCCCTGAAGCGCTAATTGCCATCGTTCTTCACTTTCCCGCAGGGCGGCTTCAGCTTGTTTGTGATCGCTAATATCAGTGGCGGTTCCTAAAATTTGCTCCGGTTTCCCTTCCTGGTTCCAGGTAAAGACTGTCTCCCGACTAGACAGCCAGCGCCATTCCCCATTTTTGTGCTTAATTCGATATTCTAAATCAAATACCTGGTCAGTTTGGGCGGTTTCCAAGTGCTGAAAATGGTGGAGAATTCCCGGTAAATCATCGGGGTGCATCAGCGTCGCCAGAAGATCATCCTCCATCTGGATCACGTCTTCCGGTGTATAGCCAAGCAGGTTCTGGATTTTGCGATTAAAGTAAAGAATTTGCTTATTGATACGGTCATAAATATACAAGATACTGGGATTTGCCTGAGTAATAGCACGCAGCAACCTTTGGTTTCCTTGCAGGGCTTCTTCAATCTGTTTTCGCTCGGTAATATCTTGCATTTGAGCAAGACTATACAACGGGTTACCCCGACTATCTCGCACCAGGGAAACGCTCAAGAGAATCCAGATACTATGTCCCTGTTTATGAATATATCGCTTTTCTAAATGGTAGTAACGAATTTCACCGTTGAGGAGTTGACGGGTATAATCACGTTCCGCTTCTAGATCACTAGGATGGGTGATTTCTGGGCAAGTTTTGGCTAATAATTCGGCTTCGGAATAGCCCAGAATTTCACACAAGTAACGATTCACTTTCAGAAAATAACCATCGAGGGCGACTAACGCCATCCCACTAGCCGCGTAGTTAAACGCCTTACGGAAACAGTCTTCACTCTCTCGCAGTTCAGCTTCCATCCGTTTGCGATCGCTAATATCCCGCGCCACCCAGACAACCGAGTGTTTCGCGATCGGGGAAATACTGGCGCTAAACCAAACCTCTCGCCCCTGTAGCCACAGACAGTAATCTAGAGTCAGGGTTTGCTGGGTGGCGATCGCCTGTTGAATCGTTTCCACCCATACTGAATCGGTTTGGGTGGGATCTCCCAACAATCGCTGGATGATCTGATCTATAAATGTTGTATCCTCATACAGACAATTTGAAGCGGTGGGAATAACTTCAACCTCTTGAATCTGGTGATCGTGAGTATCAATCACCAGAACGATATCCGTCATTGCCTCAAATACAGCCCGGATTTTGGCTTCAGAGGATTGAAATTTGGCTTGCAGTAATTCACGCTTACTAATTTCCTGTCGCAGTTGTTGATTTAACTGACGCAATTGAGATGTTTGCTGATCTAACAAATGTTCTAGGGTATCCACGGTTTGATAAATATCAATGGGATTAATCGTGTTCAGGATCTGTGTCTGCGTAATTAAACCCGCCAATTCTCCGGCTTCACCTGAGACAACCAACCGTCGCACGCGATGCTGCTGCATGAGTTGATGGGCACTCCAAATCGAGTCAGTGGGTTGAATGAGTAATAGCGGGGTACTCATTACGGTGGTAACGGGGGTGTTTGCCAAATCCAATCCCAAGTTGCCAAACTGGACAATATCCCGTTCGGTGACAATACCGATTGGGCGGAGTAAGTTTTGAGTGTGTAGGGGCGGGTTTAGGAAATTCGGTTGTGCTATTGGTAACGTTTCTGCAAAAGCCGCCTTGACTGAATTTTGCTGGGAAACAGGAAATTCAGCCTCTTTGACAATCACCACACAACTGACTCGCTGTGCATTCATCAGTTGTGCGAGTTCCAAAATAGAAGTTGTCTCCATGGCGTGAATCACACGGGTAGCCATCACATCGGAGACTTTTTTGTGGTTAAGTAAATCAACGGGTTGGAGAACATCGCGAATCGTTTGCGGTGTGATTACACCGATTAAATTTCCCCTCTCTCCCACCACCGGAAGATGACGAATTTTATACTGACGCAGGCAATTAATCACGGTAACGATATCTTGGGCTTCAGTTTCTGTGATCGTCATCACTGAAGTCGTCATCACAGACGCCAGAGATAAGGTTCGCCAGTCAACACCGGAAGCAATGAGTTGCACGGTATCTCGTTCAGTAAAAATACCTACAACCGGACTATTCGGTTGATGATTGGCTAGTACAAGTAGACAACTGCTGTGAGTCTGAGTCATCCGCGCTAAAGCCTCCTCCACCGAGATATCAGGTGTCACGGTGAGAGGATAGCGATTGATCGCTAAACCATTGTTATGATTCAGTTTAAAAGCAGTAGCAATGCTCATGGAGAAGCGCTCCTGAAGCCAACGGTTTTTCTGTCTTCCTATTTAATTCAAGATTTCTAGACTTGTTTCAGGGTTTTATCTAATTTTTTCTCTGGATATTTCATACTGGCTGGCTGGGGCGATGATTTTTTCTGCGATCGCCACGAAATGACTTAGGATTAAACCTGTCAAATCCAATGAGTAAACCTTAAGTATAGACGACTTTTTTGGATATCTCTATTTTTTGGTCAGAGAAATACTATGGAACGCTTAATTTCTGCCTTGGGGCTGCTGGTATTCATCGGCTTAGGCTACGTTTTATCTGTCAATCGGCGGGGGATTCGCTGGCAACCTGTATTATGGGGTATTGCCTTGCAATTAATTCTGGCGGTGTTAATTCTCAGGACAGCACCAGGGTTGGTTGTCTTTGAGTTTTTAGGGCAGTTAGTGACTCAGTTTCTGGATTTCTCTGATGCTGGGGCAAAGTTTGTTTTGGGTGAAAATTTAGAGGAGCGCTTTATTGCCTTCAAAGTCCTACCGACAATTATCTTTTTCTCGTCTTTCATCACGATTCTTTATCACTATAAAATTTTGCCGCAGGTGGTTAAGGCAGTCGCTTGGGTAATGTTCAAAACCTTGAAAACATCGGGCGCAGAAACCCTGAGTGCAGCAGCGAATATCTTTGTCGGTTCAACGGAAGCCCCGCTATTAGTCAAACCGTATGTATCCACAATGACGCTTTCTGAGTTGCACGCGGTAATGACAGGGGGATTTGCCACTGTAGCTGGGGGTGTCTTGGCGGCTTATATTTCCTTTGGAATTCCTCCCGAACATCTCATCGCTGCTTCGGTGATGTCTGCACCAGCCGCTTTAGCCATTTCTAAACTCTTGTATCCGGAAACAGAGTCCTCGAAAACCGCCGGGAAAATTACCCTGGAGGTGAAGCCGACAACAGTGAATGGGATTGATGCGGCGGCGACAGGGGCGCTGGATGGGTTAAAATTAGCCGCCAATGTAGCAGCAATGTTGATTGCATTCTTGGGACTGTTAGCCATGGTGAACGGCATTTTGGGGTGGTTGGGTGGATTAGTTGGACTACCCCAGCTCACGCTAGAATCAATTTTAGCGATTATTTTGGCTCCTGTGGCGTGGTTAATGGGTGTTCCTTGGTCAGATTGTGGTCAGGTGGCAATTTTGTTAGGAAAAAAGACGATTTTGAATGAATTTATTGCTTATCTGGATCTCAAAGCATTGATTGAGCAATCTCAGCTATCGGAACGGTCAATTATTATTGCCACTTACGCCTTGTGTGGCTTTTCCAATATCGGTTCAATTGGAATTCAACTGGGTGGAATTGGCGGAATCGCACCAAATCGGCAACCTGATTTAGCACGGTTAGGCGTGCGAGCATTAATTGGCGGAACACTCGCTTGTTTTATGACCGCTTGTATTGCTGGAATGTTATTGTAAAAAT
This genomic window from Coleofasciculus chthonoplastes PCC 7420 contains:
- a CDS encoding cysteine desulfurase family protein is translated as MPLSQQSSQSRPIYLDYHSTTPTDPRVATQMLHYMTTVFGNASSIDHTYGDEAEQAVSQAATHIANLIGSSAKEIIFTSGATESINLALQGFVRLHHSNTSKIPRLAVSPVEHKAVLDTCNTLAKKGLAEIINLQVDSQGRLDLDYLENTCKNGISLLCIMAANNEIGTIYPIQNIGQIAQTYRIPFLCDASQAVGKIPINFHDWGITYLAISAHKLYGPKGSGALVVRKKYPLEPILWGGGHQNGMRSGTLNVPGIVGLGEACRLRQLEMADDENAIASSRDKLQTLLQDSITDVVINGDTTHRLAGNLHISIPDIPNSAVIARIRSQLAISTGSACTSGVETPSHVLRSINLSDNLIEGALRIGLGKFTTDTEISQAAEILSTAVSKIRQAIDGN
- a CDS encoding PAS domain S-box protein; translated protein: MSIATAFKLNHNNGLAINRYPLTVTPDISVEEALARMTQTHSSCLLVLANHQPNSPVVGIFTERDTVQLIASGVDWRTLSLASVMTTSVMTITETEAQDIVTVINCLRQYKIRHLPVVGERGNLIGVITPQTIRDVLQPVDLLNHKKVSDVMATRVIHAMETTSILELAQLMNAQRVSCVVIVKEAEFPVSQQNSVKAAFAETLPIAQPNFLNPPLHTQNLLRPIGIVTERDIVQFGNLGLDLANTPVTTVMSTPLLLIQPTDSIWSAHQLMQQHRVRRLVVSGEAGELAGLITQTQILNTINPIDIYQTVDTLEHLLDQQTSQLRQLNQQLRQEISKRELLQAKFQSSEAKIRAVFEAMTDIVLVIDTHDHQIQEVEVIPTASNCLYEDTTFIDQIIQRLLGDPTQTDSVWVETIQQAIATQQTLTLDYCLWLQGREVWFSASISPIAKHSVVWVARDISDRKRMEAELRESEDCFRKAFNYAASGMALVALDGYFLKVNRYLCEILGYSEAELLAKTCPEITHPSDLEAERDYTRQLLNGEIRYYHLEKRYIHKQGHSIWILLSVSLVRDSRGNPLYSLAQMQDITERKQIEEALQGNQRLLRAITQANPSILYIYDRINKQILYFNRKIQNLLGYTPEDVIQMEDDLLATLMHPDDLPGILHHFQHLETAQTDQVFDLEYRIKHKNGEWRWLSSRETVFTWNQEGKPEQILGTATDISDHKQAEAALRESEERWQLALQGNQDGIWDWNITTGEALISDRYCEILEYDNDQFKLDFQGWQNHLHPDDIGLVNQSLQDYLAQKIPHYAIEYRLRCQDGTYKWLHSRAQALWDDAGHPVRMVGSTRDITERKQAEDQLRYQKELLQTIFDHIPVMICFYDATGHIRLVNREVERVLGWDKGELDTIDLLTECYPNPTDRQKVLDFMFDASGKWQDFSLQTKNSQILETSWANIRLSDGTSIGIGQDITDRKRAEIKLRKSEERWQLALSGNNDGIWDNNLITNEHFLSPRCLEILGYDYETINTFDKWMSYIHPDHVSLVQDTFQRHINRETPDYSLEYQMRCQDGSYKWVLVRGQAHWDELGNPVRAVGSITDITERKQAEERERQKTRELEFTLNQLKRTQTQLIQAEKMSSLGQMVAGIAHEINNPTSFIYGNIEPATEYAQTLLHLVQLYRQHYPQPVSAIAEELDTIDVDFIAYDFPKLLASMEEGANRIIKIVQSLRNFSRLDEAECKQVNIQEGIDNTLLLLQHRLKEQSHRPQIQVIKEYCQLPKLKCYPGQLNQVFMNILSNAIDALEEKLETDLDFEPKIWIRTAVIPGEEGSKDSENQGGSKVVIYMGNSGAEIPTEVYQRIFDPFFTTKPVGKGTGLGLSISYQIVVERHGGELRCDSTPGQGTEFAIELPS
- a CDS encoding NupC/NupG family nucleoside CNT transporter: MERLISALGLLVFIGLGYVLSVNRRGIRWQPVLWGIALQLILAVLILRTAPGLVVFEFLGQLVTQFLDFSDAGAKFVLGENLEERFIAFKVLPTIIFFSSFITILYHYKILPQVVKAVAWVMFKTLKTSGAETLSAAANIFVGSTEAPLLVKPYVSTMTLSELHAVMTGGFATVAGGVLAAYISFGIPPEHLIAASVMSAPAALAISKLLYPETESSKTAGKITLEVKPTTVNGIDAAATGALDGLKLAANVAAMLIAFLGLLAMVNGILGWLGGLVGLPQLTLESILAIILAPVAWLMGVPWSDCGQVAILLGKKTILNEFIAYLDLKALIEQSQLSERSIIIATYALCGFSNIGSIGIQLGGIGGIAPNRQPDLARLGVRALIGGTLACFMTACIAGMLL